In Candidatus Contubernalis alkalaceticus, the genomic window GATACCAATGGGAATCTTCTCTCCCCATTTACGGGCTAACCGCTGGGCTGCCTCAATATCCGTAGGTTCATGGTTTTTGAGTATCTCAACCCGCTTTTTATACCAGGCAAAGGTGTTCAGCTTATTAAAGGAAACACAGGGCTGCAGGATATCCACCAGTGCATAACCGGGGAAGCTCAGGGCTGCCTTCATCAGCTGCTTTAAATGTTCTTTTTCCCCACTAAATCCCCGGGCCACAAAACCGGCCCCCAGGGTCAGAGCCAGGGAAAGGGGATTAAAGGGAGAGAGGATTACTCCTGCCGCCTGTACCTTGGTCTTCATTCCCGGGTCGCTGGTGGGACTGGCCTGCCCCTTGGTCAGTCCATAAACCTGGTTATTGTGAACAAAATGGGCGATATCCGGGTTTCGACGGATGGTATGAAGAAAATGGTTTCCCCCTTCCCCATAGGTATCTCCATCCCCGGATTGGACGATAACTTTCAGGGAGGAATTTGCGATTCGAGCCCCCACCGCCGGGGGCAGTGCCCGGCCATGCAGGCCGTTAAAACCGTTCACCCTTACATAATGGGGGATTTTAGCCGCCTGGCCGATACCGGAACAAAGCAGAACCTGGTGAGGGGAAAGTTCCAGCTCCGCCAATGTTTCCTGCAAAACCTCCAATATGGCAAAGTTTCCACAGCCGGGACACCAGGCAATTTCCTGGTCCGTGATAAAACAATTAGAACTAAACATTCTTCTCCACCTCCTGAAGAATTTCATCAACCATAAAGGGCCGCCCATCATATTTCAATATCTTGTGATCCACCTCATACCCAATTTCCCGCCGGAGCAGGGATGCAAATTGGCCGGTGGCATTGTTTTCTACACAAAAACTTTTTCGCACCGAGGGAATAATCTGGGATACAGTTTTAACCGGCAGAGGCCAAAGGTCGCTGAAGTGAAGAGAAGCAGCCTTCCTCCCCCGGGCTTCCAAAGCATCCACCGCTTCCCTCAGAGACCCATAGGTAGAACCCCAACCCAGTAAGAGGATGTCCGGTTCTCCATGGCCGTACAAGACCGGCTCCTCCATTTCAGAGGCCAGCCCCATTTGCTTTCGCAGGCGCTTTTCCACCATCTGCCTGCGGGTGTGAGCATCTTCGATGATATTTCCTTTTTCATCGTGTTCATCGCTGTCCGCCAGCACCACTTCTCCTGGAAACTGCCCCGGCAGAGCCCGGGGAGATATTCCATCATCAGTAATGCGGTACCGCCAATAAGGAATTACCAGGTCCTTTTGCTCCACCAGGTAACGCTCATAATTTAGCCTCTGGAAATCAAAGGGTTCTATGGAGCAAGCCGTATCCGCAAAATTCTGGTCAGTGAGAAAGATCACCGGAAGCTGATACCTATCCGCCAGGTAAAAGGCCTTATTAAGCCGGTAAAAAGCGTCCTCCAGATGGGTGGCGCTTAAGATTGCCCGGGGGAACTCTCCGTGTCCCCCATGCATTACAAATTCCAGGTCCCCCTGCTCAGTCCGGGTAGGAAGTCCCGTAGCAGGGCCGGGGCGCATTCCCATAATGATTACCACCGGGGTTTCAGTCATTCCCGCCAGGGAAAGGCCCTCCACCATCAAAGCAAACCCGCCGCCGGAGGTACAGGTCATAGACCGGACTCCGGCAAAAGAAGCTCCCAGAATCATATTAATAGCGGCTATTTCATCCTCTGCCTGCTCCACCACCACACCATACTGCTGTTTCCCTGCCAAATAGTTCATGATTCCCGTGGAGGGGGTCATGGGATAAGCCGAAAGGAAACGGCACCCGCTGGCCAGGGCAGACATGCCCAAGACTTCGCTGCCGTCAATAAACAACCTCTTTCCCTCTGCTTCCTTCTCCGGCAGGGAAAAACATTGGGAACAGTGGTTGGAAGCCTCTGAATAGCCCTTTTTTAAGGCTGTGATATTTTTATCTACCATTCCCTCTTTATGGGCAAACATCTGCTCCAACAGTTCTTCTGCAGCGGTTAGATTCAATCCTAATAACAGCAGCACTGCACCCACCGCTACAGTATTGGCCATAACAGCACTACCGGATTCTTTAGCCAACCCTTGAAGCCTCACGGCGATTCCCCGCTCTTCCTCTGAAGGTAGGGAAAAAGAATCAGGATCATAAACCACCCGGCTGCCCTCCGTAAGCCTCGAGCGGTGAACAGTGTAGGTCTCCTCATTTAAAGCCACTAAGATATCCGCACTTTCCCCAATGCACCAGGGGGTTTTTGAAGCAATACGCAGGCGGGAAAAGTTGTGTCCCCCCCGCACCCGAGACATATAATCCCTGTGGGAGCAAAGGCCGTATCCTGACCGTACCAATACTTTAGATAAAAGAGCGGCCACCGTATCCACACCCTGGCCGGCAGCCCCTCCTATCAGAACATTAATTTCCATAAAATCCTCCTGTTTTATAGGTTTTGAAACTTTTTCCTTACTTCCTCCCCGCTGCCGCAGGTCATCTGCTTCTCCGGACAGGCACCTTTTAGACAGGGAGGGCCAGCCTTGGCAAACAAAACAGGAGAAATTTGGCGAACCCTTTTCAGCATTTCTGTGGCCAGCTGTCGGATCTCCCACTGAGCCCGCTCACAGCACCGCTGGTGGAAAAAGTGATAAAGGGCCCGGGCATTCATGGTGAAAACCACCTTAGTTTCACAGGCATTGGGGAATATATATCGGGCATCCTCAATGGACATTTTTTCCGCGGCTCTTCGGGCCTGTTCTTCTTTCATTCCATTCTTCAGGAGGGCTTTTGTATGCCTGTCCAACAGCAGCTCCACCAGGAAATCGTATTCAACTTGAGCCTGTTCCATGGCCTGGATAAAACGCTGCCGGGCTTCAGGAATGGCTTCAATGGAAGGAGGTATAATATAATCAAACTGCTCCAGCTTAACATAACGCTGGGACTGCTGGGAATAAGAACATCCCACCCTATGCCTAACCAGCTGATGTGACATGGCCCGGCTCACCCCCTCCACCCCAAAGGTGAAAGAGACATGTTCAATAGGGGATTCATGTCCCATATCCATCAAAATTTTCAAAAACTTCTCCACATTTTCCGGGGTCAAGTTTCTATCAATCTCTTCTACCCCCACCCGGGAGTAGCAGAGCTTTGCCGCCGCAGCAATAGTTTTCTCCGGCTGGGGTGTAAAATTAATTAGGCTTACCTTAAGTTGGGATTTCATTAAACTCCTCCCTTTTATATTATGAGCTGCAAGCAGTTTTTTTTGCATAAATTACCTATTTTGATCGCGCTCATATTGATCTTTAAACGTATTTTAGCTCTTTCTCTTCCACCTTACCCCCTGGGGAGTATCCTCCAGCATAATCCCTTTAGACAGCAGTTCATCCCGCATGCTGTCCGCTGTGGCCCAGTCCTTATTTTTCCGGGCCTCCTGCCTCTTTTGAATCATTTCTTCAATCTCCGGGTCCAGAGCTTCCTTATGCTGGTCAGCAAAAAGGCCCAGCACACCCCCCAGTTCCCGGAAGGTATCTAGAATTTTGGTAATTACCCTTTTGTCTAATTTTTCTTCTTTAATATAGATATTGGCCTCCCGGGTCAGCTCAAAGAGGGCTGATAGAGCATCCGCCGTGTTGAAGTCATCATCCATGGAATGGATAAATTTTTCCTTATACTCCTTCACCGCCCCCATCATCTTCAGATCTTTCTCTTCTAAAGAAAGTTCCTGGGCCCTGGCCTGGGATTCCTCCAGGGAGGAAAGCATGGTGCGAAGCCTTTCCAGCCCCCCTTTGGCCTGCTCCAACAGTTCAAAATTAAAATTTATGGGGCTCCGGTAGTGAGCGGAAAGCATGAAAAATCGAATTACCTGAGGGTCAACTTTCTTCTTCATTTCTCGGATAGTAAGAATGTTACCCAGGGACTTGGACATCTTCTGCTTATCTATGTTAAGATAACCTACATGCATCCAATAATTGGCAAAAGTCCTGCCGGTAGCCCCCTGGCTCTGGGCAGCTTCGTTTTCATGATGAGGAAATACCAGATCCGGCCCCCCAGCGTGGATATCTAGCGTTTCCCCCAGATATTTCATAGACATAGCGGAACACTCGATATGCCAACCGGGCCGCCCTTTCCCCCAGGGGCTCTCCCAATAAGGCTCCCCCTCTTTGGCATTTTTCCAGAGGGCAAAATCCAGAGGATTCTTCTTCCGTTCATCCACTTCAACCCGGGATCCTGATTCCAATTCCTCCAGGTTTTGCTGAGAAAGGCTTCCGTATTCTGTGAATGAGACCGTATCAAAATATACGTCCCCCTCCACCTCATAAGCAAGGCCCTTCTCCTCCAGCTTTTTTATTAGCTGAATAATTTCCTTCATATGATGCGTGGCCCTGGGATGATGGTCGGCTTTTTTTATCCCTAATGCCTCCGCATCCTCCAGGTAGGCGTCGATAAATTTTTCCGCCAGTTCTTCCATGGTGATGCCCATCTCATTGGCCCTTTTAATCATTTTATCCTCAACATCAGTAAAGTTCTGCACAAAGGTTACATTATACTCCCGGTATTCCAAATATCGCCTAATCACATCAAAAATCATAAACACCCGGGCATTTCCAATATGAAAATAATCATAAACGGTGGGGCCGCAGACATAAAACCCCACCTGCTTCCCATTTAAGGGGAGAAATTCCTCTTTTTTTCTGGTGGCAGTATTAAACAGCTTTATCGACACGGTTACAACCCCTTTCCAAGCATTCCAGTTCATAACGAAGATCATCAATCTGCCGCTGCATACCCTTAAACTTTTCTAAAACCGGGTCAGGCAGCTTGTGATGGTCCAAATCTATGTGGGGGACCCTTTCCCCATTGAAATTCACCACACGACCTGGCACCCCCACCACGGTGGTGTTTGGGGGAACGTTGGTGAGCACCACAGAGCCGCCCCCAACTTTCGCATTATCTCCTACTTCTACCGGGCCCAACACTTTGGCCCCGGCCCCTACCACCACATTACTTCCTATGGTAGGATGTCTTTTCCCCTTTTCCTTACCGGTGCCTCCCAGAGTTGTTCCCTGATATAGGGTCACGTTGTGACCAATTTCTGCCGTTTCCCCGATAACCACTCCCATCCCATGGTCTATAAAAACTCCGTCACCGATTTTAGCACCCGGGTGAATTTCAATCCCCGTCAAAAAACGGTTCACCTGGGATAGCAAACGGGGTAGTATAACCATTTTCCTCTGGTATAAAAAATGAGCAATACGGTGCAGCACAAGTGCATGCAGGCCGGGATAACACAAAACCACCTCTAAAATACTTTTAGCCGCCGGATCCCGGTCAAAAATAACTTTAATGTCCCTTTTTAATCTAGACAACATTTCTTAAAACCTCCTTAAAAAATAAAATTGTCAAGGGGACAGTTCTTCTGAAACATTTACAAGCCAATTGTCACATAAAAGGTTCCAGCGCCCCAACAAAATTTAACGAAGAAAAAAAATAAAAAAACCGTCCTGTAATCATTACAAAGACGGATTGATTCCGCGGTTCCACTCTGTTTAGGTGATATTAAATTTACCACCCCTCTTGAACAAGATAACGGCCTTTAACCGGGGACCCATACGGAATCGCTTTCCTGGTCCCACTCAAGGGTGCATTTTCTGCTTCCTTTCCCCGAAATTCCTCTCAGCTCAGTCAAGAATTTCTCTCTGGTGTGGTTCCCGGAAACGTACTTCTCCCCATCATCACTTTTCCCTTTTATCCTTTGTTTCATTTATTATAACGATAAGGCATTTCATTGTCAATTAGGAGATTAATTTTCCATATAGGGAAATATGAGGACACCATACTTAGGGAAATACGGGGTGGACGGAAATACGGGGACACCACGGAAATACGGGGACACCATACTTAATTAGCTTATTTCCTCTAATTTAGTATGGTGTCCCCGGTATTAGCCTTAGCCTTATTACACTTATTACACTTATTAGAAACCAACGGTTACCTTATCATATTAAACGGCAGCCATGGCCATTTTACGGCATTCTTCTGCACATTGGCGGCAAATTTGAGCACATTCCTGGCAATGTTTATCTTTAAACATTTCACATTCTTTTGCACAGGCGTCACAAATTTTTGCACAAAGATCACAAAATTCTTTAGAAAAATCACTGTTTCTGGCCATATACTGAACAGCCTGCATGCAAACCTCCGCACAATCATTTAATATTGTAATACATTTAGCTCTGGCCTTTGCATCCGGCTCTTGTAAGCAGGCCGTAAAACATTCTTCACAGGCCTGGGCACATTTGGCGCAGGCATTAATACAGGAATCCATATGTTTTGGAGCATCTGATAATACACCCAATACTTTCACCTCCCAAATTAAATATTTCTACCTTTTTATAATTTATCCAAAATGATAATTATATTCAAAATACCTAAGGGAAATAAAGGAAATACGGAAATACGGGTACGGAAATACGGGGACACCATACTTAATTAGCTTATTTCCTAATTCAGTATGGTGTCCCCGTATTTCCGTATTTCCTCTTCCATATTTCTTTACTTTCTTATGGGGTATATTCCCTCTCCGTGATGGTCAATTCGACCCTCTTAATATCCTTTATCCCTGCTTTTTCAGCTAAAGAGACTATATCCTCAAGATTAATCGGGTCATTATATACGCTGGCTTTATTAAAGGGCACACACTGGCAACCCTCTTCTCTACTGTTCCTAACATACCCATTCCTGCATTTTAAAGCATAAAGCTTAATCATATCTTCCTCCCTTGTTCCTTTTAGTCTAATTGAAGTATTTCTCCAGCCTGGCCAGTCCCGCTTCCGGCTGTGCATTCTGCTCTCTTACCCAATCCTTTAACTTATCCACGGCCTTACCCGACTGAATAATTTCCCGGGAGAAATGATAACCATCTTTAATGCTGCCGCTGGCCCCCATTAAATATAAAATCAAACCACTGTTCAAACAGACTATGTCCCGGGGAGCTCCGTTCTCTTCACCGCTTAAAAGCCTCACCAAGCGCATCGCCTCCTGGGCAATATCGGGCAGCGGCTTTATATCTTCAGCGGATGCCCGCTTAATCCCCAAATCCTCCGGCGTAAAGGAACTGTAATGAATGCTCCCGTCCTCTTTCAATTCCGCCATTAGAGTTTCCCCCAGGGTGGAAGCTTCGTCCATGCCATGTACACCGTCCTCCGCCAGGCCGTGTACCACCAGGGCTTTCTTGTAGCCAATTTCCCGCATAATCAGTGGGGCGTGCTGCAGCAGTTCCCGGGAATAAACTCCCCTTACTCCGTAACCGGGCAGCGCCGGATTGGCCAGTGAAGCAGCAATATTTAGCACCGTCCCGAAGGAAATCTGGGAAAGAATTCTGCCCAATGCCCTGGGATGAACCTCAGGGCTCATACCATTAAAAATTCCGATACCCGCCTGCTCAATACTTCTTTTCACCACCTGGGGGCCACACTCCACATCCACCCCCAACTCTTCCAATATATCTACAGTGCCGCAGATTGAGGTAATGGCCCGAGCACCGTGCTTGGCCATAGTAATTCCTGCAGCTGCCGCCACAATTGAAGCAGCGGTGCTGATGTTAAAGGTCTTAATGGAGTCCATTCCGGTGCCGCAGTTATCCACCAGAGGGCCTTCCGTCTCCGGCACAACTTTTACCGTATCCAATTCGTAAATAGCCTCCCAACCACCGGCAATCTCCTCGGCCGTTTCCCCTTTGGCTGCCAGTGCTGCCAGAAAAGCACCCTGGTGCATATCGCTTTGAGCATTATCCAGGATTTCATAAAACATATCCCGGGATTCCTCTCGGGTTATGTTTTCCTTTTTAATAAGTTTTGATATAACCGCTCCAAACTCCTTTACATCTCCTTTTGACATACTACTTCCTCCCTTATTTATAGTTTTTAACTAAAATCCATCATGTGATAGGCTTTTAAATTATTAACCTCTGCTTAAATCAACAGTATTGCTTAAGTTACTAAAAGGGCTTACATATTTGCAAAACAGGGTATCAAAAACTCCCAAAGTTCACCCCTCTTTAAGAATCAAGAAAATTAATAACCAGGGACAAACCTTTCAACTCTTTAACCCGGCAAATCCCCTGTTCCACCTCCTCCAGCGGAAGAATGCCGCTAATCATATCATTCACCTGAATTGCCCCTTCCCCTAACAGCTGCAAAGCCTGCCGACTGTGCTCCAGAGAACAGCCGTAAGCTCCTACCGCTGTTATTTCCCTATAGTGAATCAAATTAAAATCAATTCTAGAAAAATCCTCGGTAATCAGGCCACTGAAAAAGCCGAAGCGTCCTCTTTTGGCCATAACATTTAAACTGATGCTGACAGCCTCAGGACCAGGGCAGCAGGGGATAGCTACGTCAACCCCCATGCCATTTGTAAGCATCCTTATTTCTTTCTCAGCAGATGTTTTTAACGGATTTATGCAGTAATCAAACTCATAATTTGCCGCTCCAACTAATCTTCCAAGATCCTGCTCCAGCAGTATAATCTTTTGGGCTCCCCGCAGCCGGGCTAATTTTGCATTTAATATCCCCAGCCTGCCTCCCCCTACCACGAGAACCGTGTCTGGAGATTGTACTCCCAGAGACTGCTGCATATTTAATGAACAGGCCAGGGGCTCCGTCATGGAGGCTTCTACCAAGGAAAGGCCCAGGGGTATCTCATTTAATATTCCGTTTTGAACTCCCTGGAGGGGAACTCGAAGATACTCTGCAAAACCTCCATCATAATTAAACCCCATGATTTTAATTGAGTCGCACATATTGTCCAAGCCCTGCCGACAGTAATGGCATTCCCCACAGAAGATTCCCGGATGCACCTGCACCCTGCTTCCGGGCACTACATTTTTTACCCCCTCTCCTATGGCGAAAACTGTGCCGGCTATTTCATGCCCCAGGATACGGGGAAGCTTAAGGTCACGCTGGCCTATTAAGTAACACTTCATATCCGTCCTGCAGATTCCGCAGGCCTCCAGTTTGACTAGAACTTCCCCCCCGGCACATTGGGGTGTTTCAATTTCCCTGATTACCAGCTTTTCTCGTCCCTCCAAAACAGCAGCTTTCAGTTGAAATCCCTCCTTTATACTAGAAATAAAAAAGTCCACGCTAATTACAGCGTGGACTTTCCATCATCCTACGTTACAGCCTGCTTTGAGCACGAAAGCAGCTCTTTTCATTCATTCCAGGCAGGTCTCCTGACTCGGTTTCATCACCTAAGATACCGCCTTCCCCCTCTCGGAGTGGCTGCCGGTACCGGCTTCCCCATACAGTGGCGGGCCCGTTTAGGATTTTCACCTAATTCCCTATTCTCCTGTTTTAGGCACCTGGAACTAATAATATTTATTTTTCACTATTATTCTATTAGCAATTCAAAGAAATGTCAATATAGTAATTTATGGTAAACATTTCCTGGTAGTTACCACCGAACAATAAGGAACAATAAGGGGACACCATACTGAATTATTTTATCTCTCTTTTTTAGGAAATAAGTCCCCCACCTCTAAGCGTTAGTGTATATGGGCTTTTAATCAGGTGGAGTAGAGTCTCCACCTGATTCCCCGATGTTTCAGCAAAGCTAAAACGAATTCACTTAAAATATTTCTTTATTATAATTCAGTATGGTGTCCCCGTATTTCCTGAACAGCTGCAAAGCCTGCCGACTGTGCTCCAGAGAACAGCCGTAAGCTCCTACCGCCGTTATTTCCCTATAGTGAATCAAGTTAAAATCAATTCTAGAAAAATCCTCGGGTAATCAGGCCGCTGAAAAAGCCGAAGCGTCCTCTTTTGGCCATGGAAAAATACGGGGACACCATACTGAATTACCTTATTTCCCTAATTAAGTATGGTGTCCCCGTATTTCGGTATTTACCTTTAAAAATTATGTTCTAAGGCTTCCAATGTAAAAGCCAAACGCATGGCCACCCGTTCCCGTCCCAAAAGAAGAATTAAATTCTGGAGATCGGGGCCCTCAAGGCTTCCCGTCAAACCTGCCCGTACCGGTTGAAACAGCTTTTTGCCGCCTACACCCAGTTCTTTTCCGATTCCCTTAAAAATTGCTTTAATGGAGGGCACCTCCCAGTTCTCCTCCTGCAATATCTGCTCTCTAAATCTTTCTACTACCCTGGGGGAGGATTCCTCCTTCATCATTTCCAGTGCCTCTGGGGTAAACGCATCTATCTTGTCCCCGAAAAACACCTGAATGAAAGACACCACTTCCTCAATAAAATGCAGTTGTTCCTGCAGAAGGGATATTACCTTTACCAGCCAATCATTCTGCTCATCTGTCAGATCCTGTTCCAAGAGCCCTGCCTCTACCAGATAAGGCAAAGCCAACCCGGCGATGACCTCCGGTGCTTCCTTCTTTATGTACTCGGAATTCATCCAGTTCAGTTTCTTCAAGTTAAAAACCGCAGGGCTCTTGGAAACCCGGTCCAGGGAAAACTCCTGCACCAGTTCGGAAAGAGAAAAAACCTCTCTTTCCCCCTCCGGCGCCCAACCTAAAAGGGACAGAAAGTTTAAAAGGGCATGGGGAAGATAACCCTTCTCACGATACTGCTGAATAGAAGTGGCTCCATGCCTCTTGCTCATTTTAGACCGATCTTCCCCCAGGATTAAGGAAATATGGGCAAACTCAGGCATATCAAATCCCAAGGCCTTGTATATCATAATCTGCCGGGGGGTGTTAGAAAGATGCTCCTCTCCCCGGATTACATGACTAATCTTCATTAACGCATCATCCACAACCACCGCAAAATTATAAGTAGGAATACCGTCTGACTTTACAATAACAAAATCACCGATTCCATCGCTTTCAAATTCTACCCTGCCCCGGACTAAATCCTCCACCGGGATAATCTCCCCTTGGGGTACCTGAAAACGGACTGTTGGCTTTTTCCCTTCATTTTCAAGCTTTTGCCGCTGCTCAAGAGTCAAATCCCTGCACCTTCCCAGGTACCTGGGCATTTGTCCCTTATTCCGCAAGGATTCCCTTTCCGCTTCCAACTCCTCTTCGGTACAATAACAGGGATAAGCTTTCTTTTCCTCTAAAAGCCTTTCCCAGTAAGTGCTGTAAAGGGACAGTCTTTCACTCTGCCGATAAGGCCCATTCTCTCCCCCCACTAAAACCCCTTCGTCCCAGGCCATCCCCAACCATTTTAAATCATCTAAGATAACCTCTTCCGATACCAGGGTAGAACGCTCAACATCGGTATCCTCAACCCTGACTACAAAGTCCCCACCGTTTTTTCGGGCAAAAAGCCAGTTAAAAAGAGCCGACCTGGCTCCACCGATATGTAGAGGCCCAGTAGGACTTGGGGCAAATCTAACCCTCACTCTTCTATCCAAAATTGTATACCTCCTGACTTTCATCTATATTTTTTGTTACAACATTTTAATTTTTATGAGTAAACTCGTTTCATCAAGCTTAAACATCGGGGAATCAGGTGGAGACTCTACTCCACCTGATTATAAGCCCCACCTACGCTAACGCTTAGAGGTGGGGGTCTTATACCCTAAAAAAAAGAGATTAAACGGATTTTAAACCTAATGAAATTTTCTAAAAAAAAGTTTTAAATAATATTGTAGAAGAACCGTCCCCTTGACAATTTGGCAATATTCTCACATACTTGAAAGCAATACTATTGCCTGTGCTGCTATTCCCTCTTCTCGGCCGGGAAAACCTAATCCTTCGGTGGTAGTTGCTTTCACATTGACGGCTTTTTCATCTACTCCAAGGGTGGAAGCAATATTTTGCGTCATCTTTTCTATGTAAGGGGCCAATTTTGGCTTCTGAGCGATAACAACTGTATCCACATTGACGATCTGGTATCCTTCCTCTTTTAGAATATGATTCACTTTTGCCAGAAGAATAACACTGGAAATTCCCCGATACTGCTCCTGGGTATCGGGAAAATGCCTGCCGATGTCTCCCTTACCCACAGCTCCCAGCAGAGCATCCATCAGAGCATGAATCAAAACGTCAGCATCGGAATGCCCAAGAAGTCCCATATGATGAGGGACTTCCACCCCTCCCAAAATAAGCGGCCGGTCCTTGACCAGCCGGTGAACATCATAGCCTATTCCAACTCTCACCATGGCTTTTTTCCAACCCCTTCTTCTCGTAAGAGAGCCTCCGCCAGCATCAGATCCTGAGGAGTAGTAATCTTAATATTTTCATACCTGCCCTGGACAATTCTCACCCTATGGCCTAACCTTTCCACCAGGGATGCATCATCAGTACCTAAAAAACCCTCCTCAAGTGCCTTCCCATAAGCTTCACAGATTAATGGGAAAAGGAAGGCCTGTGGTGTCTGCGCTGCCCACAGCAGGCTGCGGGCTGGCGTATCCACCACAAATCCTTCCTCATCTGTCCTTTTTATAGTGTCCTTAACCGGAACAGCCACCACACAAGCTCCATAACTCCTGGCTGTATCAACAGATTCTTTCAAAAGCTCTTGGGTAATAAAGGGACGGGCCCCATCATGTATGAGCACCACCTCAGTCTGTGGGGCCAAGGTTTTCAGTGCTTTGTTAACGGTTTCCTGCCTTTCCTTACCCCCGGGAATCACGGTCATGGGAATATCCAGTTGTAAAG contains:
- the cysS gene encoding cysteine--tRNA ligase translates to MKLFNTATRKKEEFLPLNGKQVGFYVCGPTVYDYFHIGNARVFMIFDVIRRYLEYREYNVTFVQNFTDVEDKMIKRANEMGITMEELAEKFIDAYLEDAEALGIKKADHHPRATHHMKEIIQLIKKLEEKGLAYEVEGDVYFDTVSFTEYGSLSQQNLEELESGSRVEVDERKKNPLDFALWKNAKEGEPYWESPWGKGRPGWHIECSAMSMKYLGETLDIHAGGPDLVFPHHENEAAQSQGATGRTFANYWMHVGYLNIDKQKMSKSLGNILTIREMKKKVDPQVIRFFMLSAHYRSPINFNFELLEQAKGGLERLRTMLSSLEESQARAQELSLEEKDLKMMGAVKEYKEKFIHSMDDDFNTADALSALFELTREANIYIKEEKLDKRVITKILDTFRELGGVLGLFADQHKEALDPEIEEMIQKRQEARKNKDWATADSMRDELLSKGIMLEDTPQGVRWKRKS
- a CDS encoding four-helix bundle copper-binding protein, whose product is MGVLSDAPKHMDSCINACAKCAQACEECFTACLQEPDAKARAKCITILNDCAEVCMQAVQYMARNSDFSKEFCDLCAKICDACAKECEMFKDKHCQECAQICRQCAEECRKMAMAAV
- a CDS encoding zinc-dependent dehydrogenase, which gives rise to MDFFISSIKEGFQLKAAVLEGREKLVIREIETPQCAGGEVLVKLEACGICRTDMKCYLIGQRDLKLPRILGHEIAGTVFAIGEGVKNVVPGSRVQVHPGIFCGECHYCRQGLDNMCDSIKIMGFNYDGGFAEYLRVPLQGVQNGILNEIPLGLSLVEASMTEPLACSLNMQQSLGVQSPDTVLVVGGGRLGILNAKLARLRGAQKIILLEQDLGRLVGAANYEFDYCINPLKTSAEKEIRMLTNGMGVDVAIPCCPGPEAVSISLNVMAKRGRFGFFSGLITEDFSRIDFNLIHYREITAVGAYGCSLEHSRQALQLLGEGAIQVNDMISGILPLEEVEQGICRVKELKGLSLVINFLDS
- the thyX gene encoding FAD-dependent thymidylate synthase encodes the protein MKSQLKVSLINFTPQPEKTIAAAAKLCYSRVGVEEIDRNLTPENVEKFLKILMDMGHESPIEHVSFTFGVEGVSRAMSHQLVRHRVGCSYSQQSQRYVKLEQFDYIIPPSIEAIPEARQRFIQAMEQAQVEYDFLVELLLDRHTKALLKNGMKEEQARRAAEKMSIEDARYIFPNACETKVVFTMNARALYHFFHQRCCERAQWEIRQLATEMLKRVRQISPVLFAKAGPPCLKGACPEKQMTCGSGEEVRKKFQNL
- the cysE gene encoding serine O-acetyltransferase, whose protein sequence is MLSRLKRDIKVIFDRDPAAKSILEVVLCYPGLHALVLHRIAHFLYQRKMVILPRLLSQVNRFLTGIEIHPGAKIGDGVFIDHGMGVVIGETAEIGHNVTLYQGTTLGGTGKEKGKRHPTIGSNVVVGAGAKVLGPVEVGDNAKVGGGSVVLTNVPPNTTVVGVPGRVVNFNGERVPHIDLDHHKLPDPVLEKFKGMQRQIDDLRYELECLERGCNRVDKAV
- a CDS encoding thiamine pyrophosphate-dependent enzyme, with the protein product MFSSNCFITDQEIAWCPGCGNFAILEVLQETLAELELSPHQVLLCSGIGQAAKIPHYVRVNGFNGLHGRALPPAVGARIANSSLKVIVQSGDGDTYGEGGNHFLHTIRRNPDIAHFVHNNQVYGLTKGQASPTSDPGMKTKVQAAGVILSPFNPLSLALTLGAGFVARGFSGEKEHLKQLMKAALSFPGYALVDILQPCVSFNKLNTFAWYKKRVEILKNHEPTDIEAAQRLARKWGEKIPIGIFYEVPTPTFESQIPALQGKWGKEPLAYRHFDPNTLAHLQEEFM
- the trpD gene encoding anthranilate phosphoribosyltransferase, which produces MSKGDVKEFGAVISKLIKKENITREESRDMFYEILDNAQSDMHQGAFLAALAAKGETAEEIAGGWEAIYELDTVKVVPETEGPLVDNCGTGMDSIKTFNISTAASIVAAAAGITMAKHGARAITSICGTVDILEELGVDVECGPQVVKRSIEQAGIGIFNGMSPEVHPRALGRILSQISFGTVLNIAASLANPALPGYGVRGVYSRELLQHAPLIMREIGYKKALVVHGLAEDGVHGMDEASTLGETLMAELKEDGSIHYSSFTPEDLGIKRASAEDIKPLPDIAQEAMRLVRLLSGEENGAPRDIVCLNSGLILYLMGASGSIKDGYHFSREIIQSGKAVDKLKDWVREQNAQPEAGLARLEKYFN
- a CDS encoding 2-oxoacid:acceptor oxidoreductase subunit alpha, with the translated sequence MEINVLIGGAAGQGVDTVAALLSKVLVRSGYGLCSHRDYMSRVRGGHNFSRLRIASKTPWCIGESADILVALNEETYTVHRSRLTEGSRVVYDPDSFSLPSEEERGIAVRLQGLAKESGSAVMANTVAVGAVLLLLGLNLTAAEELLEQMFAHKEGMVDKNITALKKGYSEASNHCSQCFSLPEKEAEGKRLFIDGSEVLGMSALASGCRFLSAYPMTPSTGIMNYLAGKQQYGVVVEQAEDEIAAINMILGASFAGVRSMTCTSGGGFALMVEGLSLAGMTETPVVIIMGMRPGPATGLPTRTEQGDLEFVMHGGHGEFPRAILSATHLEDAFYRLNKAFYLADRYQLPVIFLTDQNFADTACSIEPFDFQRLNYERYLVEQKDLVIPYWRYRITDDGISPRALPGQFPGEVVLADSDEHDEKGNIIEDAHTRRQMVEKRLRKQMGLASEMEEPVLYGHGEPDILLLGWGSTYGSLREAVDALEARGRKAASLHFSDLWPLPVKTVSQIIPSVRKSFCVENNATGQFASLLRREIGYEVDHKILKYDGRPFMVDEILQEVEKNV